Proteins encoded by one window of Taeniopygia guttata chromosome 1A, bTaeGut7.mat, whole genome shotgun sequence:
- the RAP1B gene encoding ras-related protein Rap-1b: MREYKLVVLGSGGVGKSALTVQFVQGIFVEKYDPTIEDSYRKQVEVDAQQCMLEILDTAGTEQFTAMRDLYMKNGQGFALVYSITAQSTFNDLQDLREQILRVKDTDDVPMILVGNKCDLEDERVVGKEQGQNLARQWNNCAFLESSAKSKINVNEIFYDLVRQINRKTPVPGKARKKSSCQLL, encoded by the exons ATGCGTGAATACAAGCTAGTGGTTCTTGGTTCTGGAGGTGTTGGAAAGTCTGCACTG ACTGTACAGTTTGTTCAAGGAATATTTGTTGAAAAATACGATCCTACGATAGAAGACTCCTACAGAAAG CAAGTTGAAGTAGATGCACAACAGTGTATGCTTGAAATCTTAGATACTGCAGGAACG GAACAGTTTACAGCGATGAGAGATCTATACATGAAAAATGGACAAGGTTTTGCATTAGTATATTCCATCACAGCTCAGTCCACATTTAATGATTTACAGGATCTAAGAGAACAGATTCTTCGAGTCAAAGACACTGATGAT GTGCCTATGATTTTGGTTGGCAATAAGTGTGACTTGGAAGATGAAAGAGTTGTGGGAAAGGAACAAGGTCAGAACCTAGCAAGGCAATGGAATAACTGTGCATTCTTAGAGTCTTCTGCAAAATCAAAGATAAATGTTAACGAG aTCTTTTATGACCTTGTGCGACAAATTAACAGAAAAACTCCGGTGCCTGGAAAAGCACGCAAAAAGTCATCATGTCAGCTACTTTAA